The Neoarius graeffei isolate fNeoGra1 chromosome 1, fNeoGra1.pri, whole genome shotgun sequence region ccggtgagcaaaaaagttaatgtaaagccatatatactgtgtgtgtatatatataatattcaaATTTTCATAACCTTTCTGACCCATCTTTACCAAGGATGCCAGCACTTCTGAATCTGACTGCATGCACATAGTATAATTGATACCGATAATGTTTTTTTCACTGAAATGAATGAGCTGTGATGTGTTTTCGTTCCTTCAGCTGAGCGAGCGCTGGAAAGCGTCCCAGCTGTTGAGACAGCTGCAGTTGGGGACAGCAGTCCAGTTGTGGTTCCAGTTTCAGCTGCAAAAGAACTTCCAGCTACAACTGATGCAGTGCCTCCTACAGCTGTGTCACCTGTGAGTGAAGTTCAGCCAGACAAGGACGCAACAGTAAGAACAAAACACGAGTAATGagtcgtaataataataataatagaagaagaATGAGTTCCTCTGTGTCCAGGATGGACCCACATCACCATCTGCTGGGAAAAGGCTGACCATCTACATGTTGGAATCATGTCCTGTAGATGAACAAGTCCAGATGGCGCGCGAGTTTCACACTCATACACgcataaaaaacacacaccaacatCTGGCTCATACACACTCCTGCTCTGCAGCTCAGCGTATAAtccactgtttgttttttttgtggccactgcctcaaagaggcgaagcgaggcagtagccactatgtcatcgtgttgtaagaatgagtgtaacaatagtgagacttcgtaaccaatcagcacttatcctgatcaagttcgagtacccgttctacttcttgatagacttcagaaccaatcagaaccagaaatggaataagagaaacctcgttataacttcgtagtgttGTAAGATAatgggcagataaaaagataaacgaaattcaccttgtggttcaccaaggctactgattcaatatcgagtaagtggtgttcatttgaagaaaatgtacctttttgaTATCatggcttttgtttggtccttctgaaaggtcaaatgaaaggttttgaaagttttttttttagctttttggcagatagcttgagaagccgatatcaaacttctgctattggctttaatttttttattgtattttttatttcagagtctttacactccacttgtgaaacaaaatgtgctcattagttctAAATAATGCTtcaaagacaattcatgaacaagtgctttcatactattttgaaaatagatcgagtTCACAGCACTGCATTTAGAACAAAATACACTAAACAAAACATGGTAACCAaaacactccaagccctgatgctgctcgtagcttggtgatgcttgcaagagatgaggcgagtagaattgataacgtgtatatatgctatatttactgtatggacatgggatcagaaaactattttatttataaacagtagccacatggacccatagggtaccttttttttctccccctttaTGGTTTGCGATGTGTTTCCTTGTCGAGATCGAAAACTTCTCCAAGCACCTGCTTTCAACTCGTCTTGCTTTTGTTCCTCAATAATCGAGAATAGAAAGAGTTTGGCGCCTGAACCCCGCCCATGTTACATGATTGGATGGCTGGGACCATTCACTCGATTTCTGTTCTCTCacacctcactcactctctctgtctgtctgcagatGATCACTTGTTGCCTCTTGTTGAGAAAATCCACCCGAACTTGGCAAATAAGATCACCTGGATGCTTGCAGGGAACCAGAACAATTATGAAATCATGAATATGATCAGCGATCCTGAACTCCTGTATGCCAAAGTGAgcgcacacacaatacacacacacactgcaccaacacacacactcaagcaaTTTACAGTGTTTCATCTCTGATTCTTAAAAACATCTGATATTGAAATGATGAATTAACTTTGGCTATGTGGAAACAAAACCCCACCTACCAATCCCTCTTTCctcctctccctctctgtgtgtaGGTGGATGAAATGGACGCGATCCTGAAGGCGAGGGAAGCTGGTCTCAAGCTGGTGAGGATCTTTTAATAAAAACTGGACGTCTGCTGAAATTCAGTTCTGAGACACACAACGATATTTTGTATTCGATTTCTATTGAAACGTTTCGTCACATCACAGTTTACACAGAGATCAAAAACGTTCAGGAGTCGTTTCTGACCTTGTGCACTTCTCTTACAGGAAGCCATCAAGATGCTGTTCGGTGACGAGAACAAGaaaagaaggaagaagaagaatagatTTTAAAAAACACTGCACCCATAATGGAAATTtccaataaacacttcagaacgcttaggagtcgtcttttcagttatttattacagtagatcatataaaagatatataaaataggaaaggaaagagaagaatagaagaagacaccacttctgatgatgccgagagtacgcgcactctgagttgtgttttaggaatgttatctattatactctgaaagcattcgctcactgcttgtgtcgtcacgtgattggctcaagattttctatgaagttttactaatgagtgcacctggcgtgctctggtatgtgcaggcagatgcgagttagggagagctcaagctccctgcttatcaccaccgaggtcaggaaaggtgattACATcctgagaagatgcgtagttaggacgaactcaagcaccctgctcattaccaccaaggccacagaaaagcgattacagcatgtggaaaaacatctcttctcagtaaccaagccactttagttcaacatacagaaacacagagaataataatgttcatccattaagtcacttgagctcaacatacagaaacacagagaataataatgttcatccattaaaattccctcacattctcccccctttttatcctacaggataataattgctaaaagaaaaaaatgtacacaatttcagtggtaagagtccccagagagattcgacttaacacgtcattgagtgtacagggataatgcttagGCTGtttttttataagacatagacatcttaagttaacgctagcaagctacatacatagatcaggaaacaatagaacaggaaacaatcataatgaaaatgttttaagtcaggactagtttcatgtcaactgtgctgatgtcatcgaacggtgggttatagtcttcatgtgagtttggaggccagtcaggcacgtcatcagagtctattttcaccatctggtaaccgatatttgtcagctgcctctcaaacacagacatacaaccatAGGTGCCAACTTCATGTCAGCATTggggggtcagaattatgttcttgcacTGTGACGTCATGACAtcggcagtgtatgtagttgaatatcaaagactcagttgtaagtcattttcattcattactattcaccgttgcaagtgggaagcgcccattttaacgataacttatgatgcattaaaaaaatctcacgactttaaacattattgaataaattgtgtttcatacaaacaaatttagtttaatgcaattttctttgagatgaattcggcagacaactgacaagaatagtgaaaaaaaaaaacgtgcaccaTACTCCATAAAAAGGCTTAAGCGCGTTAAACTTGTATATCCGCATCGGCTTTAACACAGACTTCAGTGTCCAAATTCTGCACAACATGATCACCTTCATTGCTGGTGGCTGCCGGCCTATTGGTTCagattagaccccgaagccgtttgttttcaggataatggctggctgatgaaattattggctggctagctgactcagccaaaaccttaatggctgctgcagccaccaaaatgtttatggctacaaatggctgatactgtttcttcacgcctatggtctacgttcaattgattataagatgcagtgtactggttacacagatacataggctatttccacaacacagtttggttaaaaaactgattgtactacaacaaatggtgtatttatgatagcatttattgataagttatttatttattacatttatttattataagtacttagatgtattattattatctctctctctcacacacacacacacgggtcattTAACGTGAAATCAtatttaccacaggtcccctggtctcttacttcattgtaaatataaatctagcaagattgtagttcaatgctaataataagctaatctggattgttcgaggaaggcatctagctatctactctcactagcaatgaccagtgaaggactggcagctatcttactacgatgaaagtagagtggtggagtacttttttttttatcaatctcgaagtatgtgaaacaaacaaacaaacaaacaaacaacaaaaaaaatacctttacactttccctcagcagcggcaaagaatgcagccatctcgtcgatatcggagtcgattgatgctctgggtgggttcccgggttccccagtgtatcgtggtaacggtgtgaggggcgggaagccagacaggtagtcacaaaggcaagcttgtggtggctctctgtgctgtgatatcagttctaaatctctacagtgtatggctatacgtctctattgtgttactactagtgtgtacagttgatcatgtttgtgtcacttttcttgtagctcatgatgtggataaacccattatttgatgtacacaattcttagtggctcagccaaatgttATTAGATagtggctcaaattggcttacaaaattattggctggcggcggcggctcaaattctaaatggcggttttagcggcacctggcggcggcttcggggtctagttcGGATAATCCACTTGTCCATTTTGCTTCATTTCTATGTTCACTGTTCAGTGAAAATGGCTGCGGGAGGCCACACAGAACTTTTCGCCTCAGTAGTGCTGCCTTGGTTGCTACGCAACGAaccattttatttatgtttttttttgccTGGGCCGCGTAGGCCTAGTGCTACGCAGTGTAAATTTTGCGGAGTGcaacctgtcaatcactcactgACAACCACTGgaatatagagtgcttcgagatcagcgcgaacccggcagcggccatattggaagtcaaacgtcgctgtgtcagtgcattgttgttgctcagcgaagcaaaatgccgaatacgtgtgtcattgttggctgtagtagccggggggaaaagggtggcaaaagcttccacagactccctaaagtccctgatttcctgtttctcgtctttgattctgctgagtctacgatagcctgtttgtgccttgcttgacctattgtctctcgtctcgtctcgtcttcttccgcttatccgggaccgggtcgcggaggcagcagtctaagcatggaagcccaaacttccctttccccagacacctcagccagctcctcgggaagaacaccgaggcgttcccaggccagccgagagacatagtccctccagcgtgtcctgggtcttccccggggcctccttccggggggacatgcctggaacacctccccagggaggcgtccaggaggcatccgaaaaagatgcccgagccacctcagctgattcctctcgatgtggagcagcagcggctctactccgagctcctcccgagtgactgtgcttctcaccctatctctaagggagcgtccagccaccctgcgaaggaaactcatttcggccgcttgtatccgcgatcttgtcctttcggtcattacccaaagctcatgaccataggtgagagtcggaacgtagatcgaccggtaaattgagagcgtcgccttttggctcagctccttcttcaccacgacggactggtaaagcgaccgcatcactgcggaggctgcaccgatccgcctgtcgatctcacgctccatccttccctcactcgtgaacaagatcccgagatacttaaactcctccagtggaggagtttaagtcttgaatttcatagttactaaaataaatgtgatacaaactattatcttttctatgtactttcagcaatgattaatggatatatttgtcacattaggtagcttatgtctactgcagtgcattgttgcatcaaatggcatttaagatctaggcctagtaatgtttatgtacacatgctgttagtacaagttacatactaggcttacattttattcactgactaaaataatttataataattatgcggcaacaagctggggtcagctttccattccttctcactaacagtgtatggatctacattcccaatgaaacgtaccttctcagcataacgctcccatgcctgcttatccaaactttcatagtagtgctccatcacttcagatatctaaattcttaaaaaatcaaagcttctaagccctctaacgcggaaacgaatcggtgaatgtgtactctatgatgtgtactctatgagcgctctggagcgagtgacttccaagatggctgcgccgaccgcatggttactatttttagcatcatctcggcgcACTCTATTGCAAGCggaaaagggggcgggtcatgtccgatcataacattttaggtgacgtttctatagattacttattttgcattcaaagctaggctattatttgtttagttggtttcaatcgtcagttaacatgaattcatctgtactgtttactactttttcacgtttcattattggggtgtttttgaccccccaactttatctttggCGGGTCAAAAAGGTCCGTGCTCCCCCGCAGATGGAGCCAgtgcatacaacattgacagaaaacagggagtaaacatagcatcacaatcactaagcccaggaccggtatggtggatagaatcagagtcttccatccactgaactaacacgatcagctgtcttcaactcctccatgttcatctgctcgtaattgttcagcaaccttgcgcatcttgttcagtgcctcaatgatgttaccgagttaacccttgcccttcttgacgtgtattggtgctcagagggcgggcacgccctatcagccctcgtcccacctcaccgggacttggaggaaactcgaaaccctaaggcttatctatcagctagacactgaaatactcttccctattgagggtgcgtgcgtgattgatgtgatacttgcactgttccatgcagtgatgcctttcttcctcacgagctttagtcagcgtctgggtcacttaggccttcttttcctcctgctcagccggttcaggaaccctcctgcagcggctagcgtggatccacgtcactccgcCTGTggccttcactgccgttggggtcgtgagcaggacctggaatgggctattccaccgtggcttgttccacttggtttgttggaagtccttcaccacgatccaatcccctggttgtagatcgtgcagaggtccctcagcgggtttgggaagtgcttctttacctgtttgtggatagatttcaaagcagaggacaacgttgcacagtaattcaacattgcatcatcacacagtgtggtgtctggcagtgttccttgagctggccctatccccgtgttgggtactcgtccaaacagaatttcaaatgggcttaacccatgtttaggtctagtttgcatcctcatttgtgtgagtactacagggaggacctttgtccatcctagccctgtttctgcacaagctttgcttagtttatttttaagtgtcagttcaatgaagtccatttggagatgatcaaatggtttgtctggtattgggtgtgctgcttgagttagtttgataccttgacctgcattatgttgtgcacatatcaagcattgcttgcaaaatttcgcagcataatttgaaaacccctttgtgaaccatctctttgttacttctgctaccatccccccttttgacacatgggtgagcccatgtgccaattttgcatagaaagggagcatgtattttggtagacagggacggcccgagggacaaacccagaccgagtttgcaaggatacagcctgcctgtttccagactcgtctctcgtcctgggtggcagtgctctgaaggtccgctagctgtaaacaaggggtagaaacctgaggaaaggcaaggttagagagtgaactggaagccgaagctgcacacttagctgctgcgtctgccctggcattcccttgagacacaagatcagtattgttagtatgggcagcacacttacacacagcaatggctctagggagtagaacagcatccaacaactcagagaccagtttatgatgtgcaatgggagatcctgtgctagtgagaaaatttctatgtttccaaatggtgccaaaattgtGCACAACACCAAATGtatacctactgtccgtaaaaatattgacagattgccctgcagtcaatttgcatgcctcaataaaggcacagagctctgcggcctgcgccgacaggtttgagggcagacacaacgccttgaggacctcgtgatctgagactacggcaaaacctactttgctctttcctgtctctgagtctctggaggctgaaccatccacatagaggaccatgtctggattttccaaaaggGTCACTCTtttagtctgccctgggggaacaaaaatcattagtgagagcaacacagtcatgtggttcttcatcatcctctgtagggagaagagaggcagaattcagaacagaacaacatttcacaatgatgttaggcatatcaagtatgacagtgttatacttcaaccatctctgtgctgacaaatgcgatgtcttttctccaacagaagcagggagacagcatgtgggaccaaaagggtgaggttagagtaccccacaatatttctggaagcagttaccgccttttcagctgcagcaactgcacacaggcaaacaggaagtccagccgccactggatccaccctgctggagaagtaggctacaggtctcaatctatccccgtgtttctgcaaaagaacagaggtcataaaaacccttcttttcatctacactttgaacaaatggtttactggggtcaggcagtcccaaagtgggtgtggtctgcagagcactctttagggacgtcaggcgcgtgcgggacagccgcagcattgactgcttgcagatcttggacaaacctccactcatcgggctgggatggttttcttgccttcttaactggaaaaaataggagtgcgcactggagagtcctggcaagggacaattacatctgccttcagcaacgaatcaaagacccgtcttatacctgcgattgcttctggtttgagtgggtactgggtctgtttaggcctgaaatctgatttgggggtgatcaccactggttcagcattctttattaggcctacatcatgtttacccttcgcccaaacggaatttggaactcccgccaatttggggtgcacctctgctggagttatgcctgtggaaacagagacaaacaggccactatggccggggtccccaggatcccagtcatcagtggctaatattacgctgcgcttaacatgcacacacatagcctgactttgcttgtagaccccaagcctttgacaaaacagATGATCACTTGTTGCCTCTTGTTGAGAAAATCCACCCGAACTTGGCAAATAAGATCACCTGGATGCTTGCAGGGAACCAGAACAATTATGAAATCATGAATATGACCAGCGATCCTGAGCTCCTGTATGCCAAAGTGAGCGCACAcacaatacacatacacacactgcaccaatacacacacactgcaccaacacacacacactcaagcaaTTTACAGAGTGTTTCATCTCTGATTCTTAAAAACATCTGATATTGAAATGATGAATTAACTTTGGCTATGTGGAAACAAAACCCCACCCACCAATCcctctttcctcctctctctctgtgtgtgtgtgtgtgtgtgtgtgtgtgtgtgtgtgtgtgtaggtggatgAAATGGATGCGATCCTGAAGGCGAGCGAAGCTGGTCTCAAGCCGGTGAGGATCTTTTAATAAAAACTGGACGTCTGCTGAAATTCAGTTCTGAGACACACAACGATATTTTGTATTCGATTTCTATTGAAACGTTTCGTCACATCACAGTTTACACAGAGATCAAAAACGTTCAGGAGTCGTTTCTGACCTTGTGCACTTCTCTTACAGGAAGCCATCAAGATGCTGTTCGGTGACGAGAACAAGAAAAgaaggaagaggaagaagaagagaagaagaagaagaagaagaaggaggagtatAGATTTTAAAAAACACTGCACCCAATATTGCAAGTCTTGTAAAGTGCTCCATATCTTGATTATCATTTTATGAAGaagtctttgtcacatgcacacatttTAAATAGAATTTCAAAATAAACTTCAACATACTACAAATTTATTCACTTGAAAGGTTAAATTGTTTACAGTAGCTTTGTCTTTAATTTTCTctttaggtgaaaaacctttgaaaatagaaaaatagAAAAAACACAACAATTATTAACAGTTAAAATGCAATGCTTCTGTGCAAAATACGCACGTAAAAATGCACTATGCAAATATGCCTTAAATACTTATGCAAAATAGACATAtgagaataaatattttaaactacAAAATATGACTGTAGAAAAAATAAGATTTAACTACTTGGTATACACATTAAAATTACAAGGAAATAAACTACCAGAATCTCCATTTTGCCACATCCActttggcggcgaggatgacgtatgatttacgcagaaggcggcgtctatgtttatatgtctatgacttcacggttggcgggattctcgcaatgcagtgtgcgcatgatcaaaagtggaacgaagtctcgctaccacaagataacgcgcgatttcataagactctttactggctgtctgtggtgtacagtacgtttgtaaatgttatgcgctcttttatcatcatgggaattgattatagctctaaataaatattgaagtttttttaaagaatccgtataactttatttatacgcccatatactacgtttattgaatcaaatccgtataaaatacggacattccgtataggttgacatgtatgtacatTCACCGGTTGGCTTTAAATCAATAGTTTGGAAAAGTTTCGGCTTTtttagacactgtgtgtgtgtgcttgttgtgTTGACCGCTCTTATTTGTCAGCACTAATAATCTCATTTTATGTCTTCCATAGATGATGATGCCTCACCCGCTCCCAAAAAAACAGCATTGGACCAGCTCTTTGGAGAGTTCATCACTTCCAGACCTCCAACGAAGACCATACTGGAGCGAGCTAAGACTGAAATTatcaaatacagagagagagattgtctAGATTTGGAGGGCAATGTGTTGCAGTGGTGGAAAGGGCAGATAGACCTACCACTCCTTTCAGCTT contains the following coding sequences:
- the LOC132884996 gene encoding polyadenylate-binding protein 4-like; translation: MTSLYVGDLQPDVTEMMLVEMVSRAGPVHSVHMCRDKKTFSSRGDTFANFLHRADAERALESVPAVETAAVGDSSPVVVPVSAAKELPATTDAVPPTAVSPVSEVQPDKDATDGPTSPSAGKRLTIYMLESCPVDEQVQMAREFHTHTRIKNTHQHLAHTHSCSAAQHDHLLPLVEKIHPNLANKITWMLAGNQNNYEIMNMISDPELLYAKVDEMDAILKAREAGLKLEAIKMLFGDENKKRRKKKNRF